In Exiguobacterium acetylicum, the genomic stretch CATTCCAGTCGAGACCCTCGTCATCGACGACGGCTCAGTGGATGCGACGAGTACGATCGCGCGTCAACACGGCGCACATGTCTATCGGTTCGAGCAGAATCAAGGACTCGGCGCTGCAGTCCGGGAAGGACTCCGCCAGTCCTACGAGCTCGGCGCTGATGTTGCTGTCATGATTGATGCCGATAACGAATATCCGGCCGATCAAATTCCGGATATCGTCCGACCAATCTTACACGATCAGGCCGACTACGTATTCGGTTCCCGCTTCCTCGGTACCGTCGACGGGATGCGGCTCTATCGCTATATCGGCAATCATGTCTTCACGTGGTTGCAATGCCTTTTATTGAAACGTAAAATCCATGATGGTCAAAGTGGGATGCGTGCTTTTTCACGCGCAGCGTGTCACCATGCTGAGATCATTCACGATTATAACTATGCCCAAGTATTGACCCTCAATCTCGTCCGAAAAGGCTTCCGCCTTCACGAAGTTCCGATTCGTTATCGGGTCCGGGAAGCAGGAAAGTCCTTTATCCGTCTGAATTATGTCCAACGTGTCCTCCCAGCGATTTACCGGGAGTGGCGACGACCGATCACACAGCTTAGCGTTGAAGAACGCATGGAACGAAAGGAGCACCTCGGATGAAACGCCTTCTTTTGCTACCGCTCCTCCTGCTCTCACTATTCGTGAGCACTTCCACTGTTTCCGCTTATAGTTACGGAGACCCAGGAAAGGAAGCTTTTGCGGAAGCGTATAAACAATTTGAAGAACAACTCGATGCTAAAGATTACGCGCTTGCGAAAGAGACGCTTGCCGCCTATGATAAAGAATTCAAACTGTATTTCCCTGAAGCGAAAGCGAAGATCGATACGGCGCTTGAACAAGAAGATGCCGAGGCTGCCAAACAAGCGTACCGCGTCGCTCTCCGTCAAAATATCGAACGTCGCCTGCACTTTGCTGAAGAGCAGTTCGAGGACTTCGGTCAAGCGAAGCTCTTACTTGCGAAAGCCCGCGGGACATACGATGTGCTCGCGCCTTACGTCAAGGAAAGCAAGGATGCACAAACATCCGATGACGTGTATACTGCATTTGATGAATCCTTAAAAGCACTCGGAAATCCTGGTCTGTTTGGGGTCGGGAAAAAAGCGAGTGACGAAGAATCCTTCAAGAAAAACATTACGATGATCGAAGATACGTTGACTCCTCTCTTCGTCCTGCCGGGTGAAGAAAAAACAGGCGTCTTCACGGAAGAAGACTCCTTCCTCGGTCAAACGTTCGGAACGGACGCGATTTGGAAATTGATTGCGCTCGGACTCGTCATCGTACTCATCGTCATCGTCGTCATTGGTCAATGGAAGAAGAAACGCCGCTCATAAGGAGGAAGACAGATGGATTTTCAAGCGTTTTTGATTACGCTTCGGGAGTGTCTCGAGGCTGTTCTCATCGTTGGGTTGATCTTAGGTTATCTCGATCGATTGAACGCTCCACAATATAAAAAGTGGGTCTACGCAGGTGTCGGATTGGCACTTCTCGCTAGCCTTGGTGTCGCGTTCCTGTTCCAAGTCGTCTTTACGAGTTTTGCGAGCTTCGGAAGCGATACGTATCTGCGTCTCGGCATCATGATGGTCTCCGTCCTGCTCTTGACACACATGGTCCTCTGGATGGGGAAGGAAGCGAAAGAGAATCAACAAGCCTCCCAAGCGAAGGTTGCCGCTGCCGTCTCGACGGGTAGTGCCATCACGATGATCATCCACTCCTTCCTCGTCATCGTTCGAGAAGGAATTGAGACCGTCTTCTTCTTCGCTGCCATCTCAGGTGGGGAAATCGAAAAAGTACTGACGAGTTATGGTGCGGTTTCCGGTCTGTTACTCGCCTTGATCTTCGGATACTTATTCGTTTCCGGCTCCATGAAGATTCCCGTCAAACGTTTCTTCCAAGTGACGGGCGTACTCATTCTATTCATCGCAGCCGGCATGCTCGTCCAAACGATTGGACGCTTCCAAGATCTTGGTTTGCTCGGTAGTCTTTTGATGAATGCTGACGGCACACCAGCTGCTGTATACAATATCGTCGGCTTCATGCCGGAGCACTACATCGATCAGGTGCAATACTTGCGTGATACAGGAAATTCAACATTGATCAGTGGACAGATCGGAACGTTCATGGGTGCGATGTTCGGGTACAGCCATAACCCATCGCTCGAACAAGTCGTCGCTTGGTGGGGCTACTTCGCCTTTGCCGGTTGGATGTTGCTCCGTCAAAACAAACCATCGAAGTCATCAAAGTCCTTACAGGAGGTTTCTTGACCGTCCGAAGCGATCGTTCACGTCCGCGTGGACGGTCGCTTTTTTGGATCACGTTGCTATTTATCGGTGGCTGGATTGGTTTACGGATCAGTTACGTCAGTCCCTTCATCGCGAGCTACGATATTGCGAACTTCACGCTCGCTGTGACCGATTATGATCTGGCTGATTTACGTCCGCACTTTCCTGGTTATCCCTTTTTCATCTTATTTGCCAACCTATTTCTGCCGCTGATGATACCTGTCAAAGCGCTCGGACTCGTCTCTACACTAGGACTGGCAAGTGCGCTCTTGCCACTCTACTCGCTTTTCCGCCGTCATACCTATGATACGACTCGACTGATCGCTGCCTTTACCGTTCTCTCCACTGCCTCACTCGTGACGTTCGCTGCAACCGGGATGTCGGATGGGCTCGCCCTCGGACTACTCGTCTGGTACGGCTGGAGCATCGAACGCGCACGGCATCAGATTCGTCGCTGGCTTCCGTATCTTCTGTTCGGTTTACTGATGGCGACTCGCCTATCCTACGCGCCGTTTGGTTTCATGTTGCTTGTCCTGCTGTGGCAGGTGCGAAAGGATTACTGGCAACTCTTATCCGAGTGCGCCCTTCTTGTTCTGGCACAGCTTGCTTGGTTGCTCCCGGTCGCTTTTTCTGTCGGTGGACC encodes the following:
- a CDS encoding FTR1 family iron permease, which produces MDFQAFLITLRECLEAVLIVGLILGYLDRLNAPQYKKWVYAGVGLALLASLGVAFLFQVVFTSFASFGSDTYLRLGIMMVSVLLLTHMVLWMGKEAKENQQASQAKVAAAVSTGSAITMIIHSFLVIVREGIETVFFFAAISGGEIEKVLTSYGAVSGLLLALIFGYLFVSGSMKIPVKRFFQVTGVLILFIAAGMLVQTIGRFQDLGLLGSLLMNADGTPAAVYNIVGFMPEHYIDQVQYLRDTGNSTLISGQIGTFMGAMFGYSHNPSLEQVVAWWGYFAFAGWMLLRQNKPSKSSKSLQEVS
- a CDS encoding glycosyltransferase family 2 protein; protein product: MKIIVFLPAHNEEVSLPLVLKRIPDMIDGIPVETLVIDDGSVDATSTIARQHGAHVYRFEQNQGLGAAVREGLRQSYELGADVAVMIDADNEYPADQIPDIVRPILHDQADYVFGSRFLGTVDGMRLYRYIGNHVFTWLQCLLLKRKIHDGQSGMRAFSRAACHHAEIIHDYNYAQVLTLNLVRKGFRLHEVPIRYRVREAGKSFIRLNYVQRVLPAIYREWRRPITQLSVEERMERKEHLG